The stretch of DNA ACCCGAGATGCCCTTGCCGTTGTCGATGACCGGTCCGTCGCCGAGGCGGCGCCAGTGGACCATGTCGTCGGAGACCGCGGCGCCGATACGCTCGACCCAGCCGCCTTTCTGCTTGCCGTTGTAGAACATGACGTAGGGGGCGCCGAGCGATTGCGTCTTGTCATGGAAGATGGAGCTCTTGTAGAGCGTTGCTTGCTCGAACGGTCGGGCGTCCTCGTCCTCGGGGCTGAGGACAGGGTTCTCGACGAGGCGTGTCCACTCACCGGCCTGCGTGGGGTCCTTGGACCACGCCATGCCGATCGCCAGCGGATCGGTCTCGTAGCCTTGCTTAGCGCCCCCGAAGTAGCTGAGCCAGTACTTGTCGTCGTGTTGGGCGAGTTCATAAGATCCGCCCCAAGCGGTGTCGACCAGGGCGATGCCGCCGTCGGCTTGCCAACGGTCCCAGCCGTCTTCGCGGAAGCCGAGGATCGTGCCGACGATCTCCCAGTCGACGAGGTTGTCGCTGACGGCGAGACGCGTCTCGTAACCGACCAGTTCCTTGATGCTCACGAAGATCATCCACCAACGGCCGTTGTGGCAGAAGATGCTGGGACAGTCGTACATCTCGCCCTCGGCGGGCGTAAGGACACGGCCGACTTTGTGCGGTGTTTGCAGCTGGCTGTAGACACGCTGCATCGTGGCGTCGTCGATGGCGGGGTCCTCGGCCAATAGGGGAACCGCCAAGACGCCGAGTGCGCCAAGGATCGCGATGAAGGGAATGAGTCTAGTGTGGAGCACGGCTATTGCTTGCGAGCGGGTTGTTCGATGAGGAGTTGGATTGGCCCGAGGAGGCCGAACGGTGTGAGATCGTTGTTGGCGAGTCGGACGGGGGCGGAGGTCCATGCAGTGCGATCCGCTTCGGGAAGCGATCGTTCGGCGACGAGGCGATTCTTCCAGGTGCTGGGCGTCACGATTGTCATCCGGTTTGTTCCAGACTGCAGCGCATCGGTGACCTCGACACGCCACGGCGCGGTCCAGGCGACGCCGCAATCAACGCCGTTGACGATCACCTCGGCGAGAGCTGCGGCGCCGCCAACTTGCAAGGAGATGCGTCCTTGCTTCGGCGGCGATTCGATCTCAAAGGTGGTTTCGTAGCGGGCCTCTCCAACGAAGTCCTGTAGCTCCTCGTATACGGTAAGATCGCCCAGAACCGTGAGGGATCGTGAGAGGGGCGCTTCACCAACAGCTGGCGCGAACGTCAACCGCCAAGGACCGCGGATCTCAGCTAGGAAGGAGGCTTTGCCGAGCAGTGGCGCCGTTGAGCGATCTCGCAACACGATCACTTGCGATTGGGCCGGCTCCAGTTGAAGCACGAGCTTGGTCCGTTCGTCGCCAATGGCGTCGATCTCACGTCGCACGCCACTAACTGGGTCCCATACCTCGACAGCGCCCGCCGTCGCGCGCAGCGAGAGGTCGAGCCTTTGCGGTGTGTTGCGTTGGTTGCTGACAAAGTAAGCGTCCCAACCGTCGCCTTTGCGATGCGTCCACGCCACTCCGTCGATGGGCTCGAAGTCGCGTGCGAGACCCTTGCTCGACAAGTCGGATTCGGTCCACATTGGGTCGCCCGTACGATGTACTAATCGGTACTCCTTCTCGGCGATCACCTCAGGCGGCACAGAGTCGTACTTGTAGCCTCGTAGCGGGTCGAGCCAGTCACCGGGGTCTGGGATGCGCGCCGAAGCTCGTACGCCGGCTGGTTGTTCGCGTTGCGGTTGGCCTTCATTGGCGACCCGGCGGCGCTCGCGCGCTACGAAGTCGCGTCCGAGTAAGCCGGGTGTGAGCTCAATGAGTTTGTCAGGCGTAAGTGCGCGGCGTGGGTAGTCGTCTCTCATCTCGACTGCGACATCGACAACCGGCTCACCGGCTTGCAGCACCGCTTGGCACCGGGCGAGGTAGTCTATCCAGCCACGAGCGCCGCGTATCCAGGGCTGGTCGCGTTGGAAGTAGAGGCCGACGCCGCCGAGGGTTTGACCGGGCTTGCGGTCGAGCCAGGGGTTGTGCGTCCAGACGTGGAACACGAGGCGATTGGCGCCGAGCGCCAGGTTGCGGTCGCCGAGAAGTTTAAGCGACCGGGGAGTCTCATCCCAACCGATGCGGAGTTGCGTGAACGCCTCGGCCTGGATGACGCGCTTGCCGTAGACGTGGGCGCCGCTGATCGCGTCGAGCATGTCAGTGGGCTTGTCGTGCGTGGGGCTCTCGAGCCAGAACTCGCCCATTGGCGCGTCGAGACGAGCGAAGTGCCGCAAGGCGTCACCGGGCATGGTGGGCGCCGTGCACTCGCCGCTGAAGCGTAGACCCCCCTCGTCGGCGATCTGGCGTAGCGATCCGTAGAAGCGTTCGGCAAGCAA from Botrimarina mediterranea encodes:
- a CDS encoding glycoside hydrolase family protein, with the translated sequence MLHTRLIPFIAILGALGVLAVPLLAEDPAIDDATMQRVYSQLQTPHKVGRVLTPAEGEMYDCPSIFCHNGRWWMIFVSIKELVGYETRLAVSDNLVDWEIVGTILGFREDGWDRWQADGGIALVDTAWGGSYELAQHDDKYWLSYFGGAKQGYETDPLAIGMAWSKDPTQAGEWTRLVENPVLSPEDEDARPFEQATLYKSSIFHDKTQSLGAPYVMFYNGKQKGGWVERIGAAVSDDMVHWRRLGDGPVIDNGKGISGDPQIIRMDDLWVMPYFGAGWKPRAFDTFAVSRDLVNWTKWEGPNLIEPSEPFDETFAHKPWFIKHDGVVYHFYCSVGEKVRAIALATSQPVEATDE
- a CDS encoding glycosyl hydrolase, with translation MWLRDVRRSTFSRVRLLVACVSLVLGASNIAAQTIEQLEAAFDAPPADARPWVFWYWMHGAVSPEGITADLEAMRDAGLGGAYLMPIQGPATPPAYEPPATQLSPRFWRMIRHAAREADRLDLQLGMHLCDGFATAGGPWITPEFSMQKVVWSEATFSGGLQIDIELPQPETREGYYRDIATLALPCPVGHGVDSASQPPTVTTSAGDPGAGRLAKPDNQERYRSDKPCWIRYDFDEPFTARSVTISPDGSNYQCQRLRVEAKDSGGSWRVVSRLAAPRHGWQDEGRPVTHALPETTSRSYRFSWTPVGSEPGAEDLDSAKWASVLKVQSIVLSSGPNLHHYRGKAGEVWRQSPATTDAQAPTRVCVPIDSIIDLSKQVDKAGRLRWDAPEGEWLILRFGHTSTGKRNATAGGIGLECDKLSNRATQLQYDRWYGEARRQIADEIGAAAMRRTLTTLHLDSWECGAQNWTADFAEEYRHRNGKDLTKWLPTMAGIPIESAAASERFLRNVRATIADLLAERFYGSLRQIADEGGLRFSGECTAPTMPGDALRHFARLDAPMGEFWLESPTHDKPTDMLDAISGAHVYGKRVIQAEAFTQLRIGWDETPRSLKLLGDRNLALGANRLVFHVWTHNPWLDRKPGQTLGGVGLYFQRDQPWIRGARGWIDYLARCQAVLQAGEPVVDVAVEMRDDYPRRALTPDKLIELTPGLLGRDFVARERRRVANEGQPQREQPAGVRASARIPDPGDWLDPLRGYKYDSVPPEVIAEKEYRLVHRTGDPMWTESDLSSKGLARDFEPIDGVAWTHRKGDGWDAYFVSNQRNTPQRLDLSLRATAGAVEVWDPVSGVRREIDAIGDERTKLVLQLEPAQSQVIVLRDRSTAPLLGKASFLAEIRGPWRLTFAPAVGEAPLSRSLTVLGDLTVYEELQDFVGEARYETTFEIESPPKQGRISLQVGGAAALAEVIVNGVDCGVAWTAPWRVEVTDALQSGTNRMTIVTPSTWKNRLVAERSLPEADRTAWTSAPVRLANNDLTPFGLLGPIQLLIEQPARKQ